Part of the Haloarchaeobius litoreus genome is shown below.
CGTCCATGCTGCTCGTGTTGAAGCGCGAACTCCATTCGTTCGCGGACAACCTCTCCCGTGAGGAGGTGCGGTCGGGGGCGGAGTTCGCCATCCTGGCGTTCGTCGTCTACCCGCTCCTGCCCGTCGGGGAGCAGACGTACGCCTACGAGCCCCTGGGTGTCGAGGCGATCAAGATCGAGCCACGCGTGGTCTGGCTGATGGTCGTCACGGTCGCCGCCATCGGCATCGTCAACTACGCGGTCGTGATAACCTACGGGAGCCGCGGCATCGCCGTCACGGGCTTCTTCGGCGGGCTGGCGTCCTCGACGGCGGTCGTGGGCTCGATGATGGACCACGTTAGCCAGCAGGACGACGCGGTCTCCTACGCCGTCGCGGCAATCCTGCTCGCCGACGCCGCGATGGCGCTGCGGAACCTGTTCATCGTCGTCGCGTTCTCGGTCTCGACGGACATCCTCGTCCCGACGGCGGTGCCGCTCGTGCTGCTCGTGCTCGGCTCGTTCGCGGTCGCGGCGTGGTCGGCGGACTGGCGCGACAGCGTCGAGATGGAGCTTGAGAGCCCGTTCTCGCTCCGCTACGCGCTCGGGTTCGGCGTGATGTTCCTCGCGGTGCTCGTGGTCGGTGCCGTCGCCGAGGCGCAGTTCGGTGCGGAGGGGTTCATCGCGACGGCGGTCGCCTCCGGGCTGGTGTCGAGCGCCGGCGCGACCACCTCGGCGGTCCTGCTGCATCGCGGCGGGACGCTCACCACCTCGACGACCGTCATCTCGGTGCTGCTCGCGACCGCGTCGTCGGTGCTCGTCAAGGCGGGGCTGACTGCCGCGAGCCCGAACCGGGAGTTCGCCCGTCAGGTCGCCATCTTCAGTGGGGTGCTCGTCGTCGTCGGCGGCGTCGGCGCGGTCGCCATCCTGTTCGCGTGAGGCCGTCGTCCCCCGTGCAAATGTTGCGGGGAACTAAACGAATGTATTAAACGAATCCTCCTCATAGCGGGGATATGGACAGAGACACGGCCGAGCCACGGGTACGAGAGATGCCCGGGGAGAAGGCAAAACAGTGGGTCGAGTACCACCATCAGTTCTCCGCTCCGAGTACGTACGTCTACGACTTCGTCTGGGACATCACCGAGGAGTCCGAAGGTCCGTTCTGTACCGACGTCGACGGCAACGTCCTGCTCGACTTCACGAGCCACGTCGCCGCCGCGCCGCTCGGGTACAACAACCCGAAGGTGCTGGAGCCGCTCTCTGACCTCGAGCTGTTCGACCCGGTGAAGATCGCCGGACAGGACTTCTACGCCAGCGGTGGCTGGCCGCCCGAGGACCCCGACATCCCGACACCGACCCAGCTGATGGACCGTCTCATCGACGCGACGGACCACTACGACATGGACCGGGTGTTCCTCTCGAACTCCGGCGCGGAGGCCGTCGAGAACGCCATCAAGATCTGTTACAACCAGCGCGGGCACCGCGCGTTCACCTTCGAGGGCGCGTTCCACGGCCGCACGCTCGGTGCGCTCTCGCTCAACCGCTCGAAGACGGTCCACCGGAAGGGCTACCCCGAGGTGCCCGGCGTCGTCTCCGTGCCCTACATCTCGACCGACGAGGAGTACGAGCAGCGCTGGTGTACCGACGGCCACGGCGGCAACGTCCTCGCCGACAGGCTCCACACCGCCGGCAACATCGACCCCGACGAGGTCGCCTACATCATCCTCGAACCCGTCCAGGGCGAGGGTGGCTACCGCGTCCCCCACGACGGCTTCATCCACGATATCGCCGACATCCGCGACGAGCACGGTATCTACGTCATCGCCGACGAGATACAGGCCGGCCTCGGCCGCACCGGCAAGATGTGGGGCGTCGACCACCTCGACCTCACGCCCGACGTCATCACGTCCGCGAAGGGCCTGCGCGTCGGCGCGACCGTCTCCCGCTCCGATATCTTCCCGGAGGAGAAGGGTCGCCTCTCCTCGACGTGGGGTGCCGGTGACATCCTCTCCGCGGCACAGGGTGTCGTCACGATGGACGCCATCCACGAGTACGACCTCCTCGACAACGCGCAGGTGCGTGGCCGGCAGCTCTGGGAGACCATCGCCGACGCGGACCTCGACTCCGTCGTCGATATCCGCGGCCGCGGACTGATGTTCGCGGTCGAGTTCGACACCAAGGACCGCCGCGAGGCGGTGGTGAAGGAGGCGCTCCACCGCGGGCTGCTCACGCTGGGCTGTGGCTACAAGAGCCTGCGCCTGCTCCCGCCGCTCGACGTCACCGAGCGCGAGATCGAGCTCGGTGCGAACCTGTTCGTCGAGGCCGCCGAGGCCGCCGAGCGCGACGCGCCCGTCACCACGACGGACTCCAGCGACGCGTACTGAGGCAGAGAAAGAGTTCCTCCGGTGCCGTTTCAGAACTGGTAGCGGCGGTCGTCGTTCGTCTCCGGCTGCGGGAAGCTCCCGCCCGTCATCTCCTCGTAGGTCATCCCCGAGAGGTACTCGTCGTAGGTCACGTCGTACTCGGAGCGCAACTGGAAGTCGAGCTTGCCGGAGTCGACGGTCGTCTGGAACAGCAGGTGGACCGCGCGCTCGACCAGCTGGTCCGGGTCGGTGCCGAGGCCGGCGGCGAGCATCGCCAGCTCGTTCTTCGTCTCGCGGGCCAGCTCGAACTCGCCGTCGATGTCCTCGTACGCGTCGGTGACGTCCGCCTGTAGGTCGTCGAGTCCAC
Proteins encoded:
- a CDS encoding aminotransferase class III-fold pyridoxal phosphate-dependent enzyme; amino-acid sequence: MDRDTAEPRVREMPGEKAKQWVEYHHQFSAPSTYVYDFVWDITEESEGPFCTDVDGNVLLDFTSHVAAAPLGYNNPKVLEPLSDLELFDPVKIAGQDFYASGGWPPEDPDIPTPTQLMDRLIDATDHYDMDRVFLSNSGAEAVENAIKICYNQRGHRAFTFEGAFHGRTLGALSLNRSKTVHRKGYPEVPGVVSVPYISTDEEYEQRWCTDGHGGNVLADRLHTAGNIDPDEVAYIILEPVQGEGGYRVPHDGFIHDIADIRDEHGIYVIADEIQAGLGRTGKMWGVDHLDLTPDVITSAKGLRVGATVSRSDIFPEEKGRLSSTWGAGDILSAAQGVVTMDAIHEYDLLDNAQVRGRQLWETIADADLDSVVDIRGRGLMFAVEFDTKDRREAVVKEALHRGLLTLGCGYKSLRLLPPLDVTEREIELGANLFVEAAEAAERDAPVTTTDSSDAY
- a CDS encoding MgtC/SapB family protein, which translates into the protein MSVVLQGSESLSLDSAVIRLVLAGALGMFLGLEREWSQKSAGVRTFSLIAVAGGVFTLLAMNTQWGGLLHVVGGVLVVAQGVVLAVRGLMEGGESGLALTTSMSMLVTYGVGALVVSGFVLEGVTVAVLSSMLLVLKRELHSFADNLSREEVRSGAEFAILAFVVYPLLPVGEQTYAYEPLGVEAIKIEPRVVWLMVVTVAAIGIVNYAVVITYGSRGIAVTGFFGGLASSTAVVGSMMDHVSQQDDAVSYAVAAILLADAAMALRNLFIVVAFSVSTDILVPTAVPLVLLVLGSFAVAAWSADWRDSVEMELESPFSLRYALGFGVMFLAVLVVGAVAEAQFGAEGFIATAVASGLVSSAGATTSAVLLHRGGTLTTSTTVISVLLATASSVLVKAGLTAASPNREFARQVAIFSGVLVVVGGVGAVAILFA